One genomic region from uncultured Cohaesibacter sp. encodes:
- a CDS encoding aldo/keto reductase: MSKRPLGTTGIELSELSFGVSSLGNLYRAVSDEEAVDVLDAVWNAGIRYMDVAPYYGFGLAETRLGQYLQGKRHENYVVSTKVGRILEPVDPSDVPDLGFVDPLQNCPRFDYSYDGIMRSYESSLMRMPDAPIKILYVHDIGELTHGKDENGRHIRELLEGGFKALDELKSTTDVDAIGLGVNEVEICLTLASEYDLDALLLAGRYTLLDRSAETQLLEVCRKQNIGIVVGGVFNSGILATGAVDGACYDYEPATPQICKKVDALEAVCQDHDVKLASASLQFALHSDLVASVLVGTGRVSSVQRSVDGVKDPIPDALWGQCDEIARS; this comes from the coding sequence ATATCAAAACGCCCGCTTGGCACTACAGGCATTGAGCTCAGCGAGCTCTCATTTGGAGTGAGCTCGTTGGGCAATCTCTACCGCGCGGTCTCTGATGAAGAGGCTGTTGATGTGCTGGATGCAGTCTGGAATGCAGGAATCCGATATATGGATGTTGCGCCATACTATGGCTTCGGCCTTGCCGAAACCCGTTTGGGGCAGTATTTGCAGGGAAAACGGCACGAAAATTATGTCGTCTCAACCAAGGTGGGGCGCATTCTTGAGCCGGTTGATCCGTCGGACGTGCCCGATCTAGGTTTCGTTGATCCACTCCAGAATTGCCCTCGGTTTGATTATAGTTATGATGGCATTATGCGGTCCTATGAGAGTAGTCTTATGCGCATGCCGGACGCACCGATCAAGATTCTCTATGTCCACGACATCGGTGAGCTGACCCATGGCAAAGACGAAAATGGCCGCCATATCAGAGAGTTGCTGGAAGGCGGCTTCAAGGCCCTTGATGAGTTGAAATCCACCACCGATGTCGACGCAATCGGTCTGGGGGTCAACGAAGTCGAGATATGCCTTACCCTAGCAAGCGAATATGATCTGGATGCCTTGTTGCTGGCAGGGCGCTACACATTGCTGGATCGTTCAGCTGAAACGCAATTGCTCGAGGTTTGCCGGAAACAGAATATCGGGATTGTCGTCGGGGGGGTGTTCAACTCGGGCATTTTGGCAACCGGCGCTGTCGATGGCGCCTGCTATGATTACGAGCCTGCAACACCGCAAATTTGCAAAAAGGTCGACGCTCTGGAAGCTGTCTGCCAAGACCACGACGTCAAGCTGGCATCCGCTTCCTTGCAATTTGCACTCCATTCAGATCTGGTTGCCTCGGTTCTGGTTGGCACAGGGCGCGTTTCATCGGTGCAGCGTTCTGTTGATGGCGTCAAGGACCCCATTCCCGACGCGCTCTGGGGCCAATGCGATGAAATCGCAAGGAGTTGA
- the fucU gene encoding L-fucose mutarotase, translating to MLKTISPLISPELLKMLHQMGHGDEIVFSDAHFPANSFNDMVLRADGLEVTALLAAIMPLWQLDQYAKDNVVMMAAVEGDMLPDGLVADYGATLPDNAEITFIDRFAFYERARSASCVVVTGTTRKYGNILLKKGVVDASV from the coding sequence ATGCTCAAAACCATAAGTCCGCTCATTTCGCCAGAACTACTCAAGATGCTTCATCAAATGGGGCATGGCGACGAGATCGTATTCTCGGATGCCCATTTCCCGGCCAATAGCTTCAACGACATGGTTCTGCGTGCCGATGGACTGGAAGTGACGGCACTTCTGGCCGCGATCATGCCCCTTTGGCAGCTTGATCAATATGCCAAGGACAATGTCGTGATGATGGCGGCAGTGGAAGGGGACATGCTGCCCGACGGGCTGGTTGCCGACTATGGGGCCACGCTGCCCGATAACGCTGAAATCACATTTATCGACCGCTTCGCATTTTATGAAAGAGCCCGTTCCGCCTCCTGTGTGGTCGTAACCGGCACAACGCGAAAATACGGAAACATACTCCTTAAAAAGGGTGTCGTAGATGCTTCGGTCTGA
- a CDS encoding amidohydrolase family protein, with amino-acid sequence MIDAHQHFWKRSRGDYDWLDEEKSILRDRDYLPEDLLMELTRTGVGGSILVQAAETIAESRFILDLAGKSDCILGVVCWLDFDDPICLNVLDSYQKSAKFVGVRPVLQGISDKDWILAPHRLEILMELAARGLTFDALIQPRHLGVLAQVIAAVPDLKIVIDHGAKPFIKSGEMEPWASEIRGLSSDATLWCKLSGLVTEAAENWQPAHLSPYVKVLFEAFGPDKLMWGSDWPVVKSVSDYAQWLEIARRFIAPYGDEALRKVFHDNAARFYSVPR; translated from the coding sequence ATGATTGATGCCCATCAGCATTTCTGGAAACGATCCCGTGGCGACTATGACTGGCTTGATGAAGAGAAGTCGATCCTGCGCGATCGCGATTATTTACCCGAAGATCTGTTGATGGAGTTGACTCGAACTGGTGTGGGGGGAAGCATCCTTGTTCAGGCTGCAGAGACAATTGCGGAAAGTCGTTTCATCCTTGATCTGGCAGGAAAATCCGATTGCATTCTAGGCGTTGTCTGCTGGCTGGACTTTGATGATCCAATTTGTCTGAATGTCCTTGATTCCTATCAGAAATCAGCCAAGTTTGTCGGTGTTCGACCGGTCCTTCAAGGCATCAGTGATAAGGACTGGATTCTTGCACCCCATCGTCTTGAGATCTTGATGGAGCTCGCAGCGCGCGGTTTGACTTTTGACGCTTTGATCCAGCCACGGCATCTAGGCGTTCTTGCCCAAGTGATCGCTGCCGTGCCAGATTTGAAAATCGTGATTGACCACGGCGCCAAACCTTTCATCAAGAGTGGCGAAATGGAGCCATGGGCTTCAGAAATACGCGGACTCTCTAGCGATGCGACCCTGTGGTGCAAACTCTCCGGTCTGGTGACCGAGGCGGCTGAGAATTGGCAACCTGCGCATCTGTCGCCTTATGTGAAGGTCCTTTTTGAAGCGTTCGGCCCTGACAAGTTGATGTGGGGCAGCGATTGGCCGGTTGTCAAAAGTGTGAGTGATTATGCTCAGTGGCTCGAGATTGCCCGACGCTTCATTGCTCCCTATGGCGACGAGGCTCTGCGCAAGGTGTTTCACGACAATGCAGCGCGCTTCTACTCTGTTCCCAGATAG
- a CDS encoding DeoR/GlpR family DNA-binding transcription regulator: MLTGRLKDIVNRVDHVGSVSVHTLAEQFGVAVETIRRDLRSLEDAGYLKRVHGGAESLQDNASVSSFGHRQTENSLAKNAMVARAVELIRPGDVVMIDPSSSSWFLAQALPNMDITVITNSIRIVFDLVAKPAVNTICVGGRYVEKYSAFLGSTTVGNILDFQADICFFSCVGFQQDKGAWDSNALNAGVKKAMLRCSSSNVLLCDSSKFERGGFTLISPIDHIHCVVSEEAVVGAVRRNLGPSGE, from the coding sequence ATGTTAACAGGCCGTCTAAAAGACATCGTCAATCGCGTGGATCACGTTGGATCTGTTTCGGTCCATACGCTGGCAGAGCAATTTGGAGTTGCAGTAGAGACCATTCGCCGTGACTTGAGATCGCTGGAGGATGCTGGCTATCTGAAACGGGTTCATGGTGGAGCGGAATCCTTGCAGGACAATGCCAGCGTTAGCAGCTTTGGTCACCGCCAAACCGAGAATTCTCTGGCCAAGAACGCCATGGTTGCGCGTGCGGTGGAACTGATTAGGCCTGGGGATGTTGTCATGATCGACCCAAGCTCCAGTAGCTGGTTTCTCGCACAGGCCCTGCCCAACATGGATATCACCGTGATCACGAATTCCATCCGGATCGTGTTCGATCTGGTGGCCAAGCCTGCCGTCAATACGATTTGTGTCGGCGGACGCTATGTCGAGAAATACAGCGCATTCCTTGGTTCGACTACGGTTGGCAACATATTGGATTTTCAAGCTGATATTTGCTTCTTCTCCTGCGTTGGGTTTCAGCAGGATAAAGGAGCATGGGACAGCAACGCCCTTAATGCGGGCGTGAAGAAGGCGATGCTGCGTTGCAGTTCTAGCAACGTACTGTTGTGTGACAGTTCAAAATTCGAGCGTGGAGGATTTACGCTCATCAGCCCCATCGATCACATCCATTGTGTTGTGAGTGAAGAGGCTGTCGTTGGGGCGGTTCGCAGGAATCTTGGCCCCAGCGGGGAATAA
- a CDS encoding ferrous iron transport protein A: MTLNDIPPGSRVRVKRHNATGPVRQRLLDLGVMPNASILVVRAAPLNDPIELRLDATDITLRRREAATIEVTEDHDD; encoded by the coding sequence TTGACTTTAAATGATATTCCACCAGGGTCTCGCGTTCGAGTGAAGCGCCACAACGCAACAGGACCTGTAAGACAACGTCTTCTGGATCTTGGCGTCATGCCAAACGCTTCCATTCTCGTGGTGCGTGCCGCCCCTCTGAACGACCCTATTGAACTCCGATTGGATGCAACGGATATCACCTTGCGCAGGCGTGAAGCTGCAACCATTGAAGTGACCGAGGACCATGATGACTGA
- a CDS encoding L-fucose isomerase yields the protein MGMLPKIGIRPAIDGRRMGVRESLEAQTMGMAERTAAFLASSLRHASGEPVECVIADTCIAGLAETAACDEKFARENVGLTITVTPCWCYGSETIDMHPSRPKAIWGFNGTERPGAVYLAAALAAHNYKGLPAFSIYGQDVQDGDDESIPADVQEKLLRFARAGLVAATLKGQSYLSLGGVSMGIAGSIVDHKFFEKYLGMKVQSVDMTEIRRRMDKGIYDPEELELAISWSESHMIEGPDKNPQAVQRTPEEKKKIMHECLMMTIIIRDMMQGNPKLAEMGFEEEALGFNAIAAGFQGQRHWTDQYPNGDTAEAILNSSFDWNGPRAPKIVATENDCLNGLTQLLGFGLTATAQIFADVRTYWSPASVERVTGHKLEGRAEHGIIHMINSGSAALDGCCRQRDAKGNPTIKPHWDVTQEDITQCMKATQWCAAVHEYFRGGGFSSKFLTEGGVPFTVSRINLIDGLGPTLQIAEGWSVSLPEEIHKTLDDRTDNSWPTTWFAPRLTGEGAFSDVYSVMANWGANHGVLTVGHVGSDFMTLASMLRIPVSMHNVEEGALFRPSSWSAFGMDKEGQDYRACQTYGPLYG from the coding sequence ATGGGAATGCTTCCTAAGATAGGCATTCGTCCGGCTATTGATGGCCGCAGAATGGGAGTGAGGGAGTCACTAGAGGCACAGACAATGGGAATGGCCGAGCGGACAGCCGCCTTCCTTGCGTCCTCCTTACGCCACGCCTCGGGTGAGCCAGTGGAATGCGTTATTGCTGACACATGCATTGCAGGACTGGCTGAAACCGCTGCTTGTGACGAGAAATTTGCAAGAGAGAATGTTGGTCTGACCATCACTGTTACGCCATGCTGGTGCTATGGCAGCGAGACGATCGACATGCACCCCTCTCGCCCCAAGGCAATCTGGGGCTTCAACGGCACTGAACGCCCCGGTGCAGTTTATCTGGCGGCAGCTTTGGCTGCGCACAATTACAAAGGTCTGCCCGCCTTTTCCATCTATGGACAAGATGTGCAAGATGGCGATGACGAGAGCATTCCTGCCGATGTGCAGGAAAAGCTGCTGCGGTTTGCTCGGGCTGGCCTTGTTGCAGCGACCCTCAAGGGGCAGAGCTATCTCTCACTGGGCGGTGTTAGCATGGGGATTGCAGGCTCCATCGTCGACCATAAGTTCTTCGAGAAATATCTCGGCATGAAAGTGCAGAGCGTTGATATGACGGAGATCCGTCGGCGTATGGACAAGGGCATTTATGACCCCGAAGAACTCGAGTTGGCGATCTCATGGTCTGAAAGCCACATGATCGAAGGCCCGGACAAAAATCCGCAAGCCGTGCAGCGTACACCCGAAGAAAAGAAGAAGATCATGCATGAATGCCTGATGATGACCATCATCATCAGAGACATGATGCAGGGCAATCCCAAGCTAGCCGAAATGGGCTTTGAGGAAGAAGCGCTCGGGTTCAATGCAATTGCAGCAGGCTTTCAGGGTCAACGGCACTGGACGGACCAATATCCCAATGGCGACACAGCAGAAGCCATTCTTAACAGCTCGTTTGACTGGAACGGCCCACGAGCTCCCAAGATCGTGGCCACTGAGAATGACTGCCTGAATGGTCTCACCCAACTGCTTGGTTTTGGTTTGACGGCAACAGCACAAATCTTTGCAGACGTGCGCACCTACTGGTCGCCCGCTTCGGTGGAGCGTGTCACAGGACATAAACTGGAAGGCCGCGCTGAGCACGGCATCATCCATATGATCAACTCAGGCTCCGCCGCGCTTGATGGATGCTGTCGCCAACGCGATGCAAAGGGCAATCCAACCATCAAACCGCATTGGGATGTCACGCAAGAGGATATCACCCAATGCATGAAGGCGACACAATGGTGTGCCGCTGTTCATGAATATTTCCGTGGCGGCGGGTTCTCGAGCAAATTTCTCACCGAAGGCGGAGTCCCTTTCACCGTATCCCGCATCAACCTGATCGACGGATTGGGGCCAACCTTGCAGATTGCAGAAGGCTGGTCGGTGTCTCTGCCCGAAGAGATACACAAAACCCTTGATGACAGAACGGACAATTCATGGCCAACCACCTGGTTTGCACCACGGCTGACAGGCGAAGGTGCCTTTAGCGATGTGTATTCGGTCATGGCCAATTGGGGCGCAAACCACGGGGTTCTGACCGTGGGCCATGTGGGCAGTGACTTCATGACACTGGCATCGATGCTTCGCATTCCGGTTAGCATGCACAATGTCGAGGAGGGGGCCTTGTTCCGCCCCAGCTCCTGGAGTGCATTCGGCATGGATAAGGAAGGGCAGGACTATCGCGCTTGCCAGACCTACGGTCCGCTCTACGGATAA
- a CDS encoding L-fuculose-phosphate aldolase — translation MDESNSALREQIVNSCKNMNASGLNQGTAGNISIRQGNGMLITPSGIAYDQMETDDLVFVDDNGNYDESKIPSSEWRFHLACYHTRDDVNAVVHNHAMYSTIVSILNKPIPAIHYMIGAAGGSSIPVVDYATYGTPELSELVAKGVKDSKAILLRHHGMIATGESLDKAMWLAIEVEALAQMYVNLLQITATPDCLPDEEIAVVLKKFVNYGLREK, via the coding sequence ATGGACGAGAGCAACAGTGCTTTGCGTGAGCAGATTGTGAATTCTTGCAAAAACATGAACGCCTCTGGCCTCAATCAAGGCACGGCAGGCAATATCAGCATCAGGCAAGGCAATGGCATGCTGATTACACCGTCAGGCATTGCCTATGATCAAATGGAAACTGACGATTTGGTTTTTGTCGATGACAATGGCAACTATGACGAAAGTAAAATTCCCTCCAGTGAATGGCGGTTCCATCTTGCCTGTTACCATACACGCGATGATGTGAATGCGGTGGTGCATAATCACGCCATGTATTCAACGATCGTTTCTATTCTCAATAAGCCCATTCCCGCCATTCATTACATGATTGGGGCGGCGGGCGGAAGCTCCATCCCCGTTGTCGATTACGCCACATACGGTACACCGGAACTCTCGGAACTCGTCGCCAAAGGGGTAAAGGATAGCAAGGCGATCCTTCTTCGTCATCACGGCATGATCGCGACTGGCGAAAGCCTGGACAAGGCCATGTGGCTCGCCATTGAGGTTGAAGCGCTTGCCCAGATGTATGTGAACTTGCTGCAGATCACGGCAACGCCCGATTGCCTTCCAGATGAAGAGATCGCTGTTGTGCTGAAAAAGTTCGTCAATTACGGCCTGCGCGAGAAATAG
- the fucK gene encoding L-fuculokinase, whose amino-acid sequence MTEDVVIVLDCGATNVRAIAVDISGKVIARASEPNVTESDADHADWHYWPFEGIYEKFCRCCRKVGSEIGAQRVKAVSVTTFGVDGTFIDQAGSLLYPVVSWKCPRTIDAQNHMARYIDPDRAVALSGVGHFSFNTLNKFIWMKENRPDILDSAKHFLFISSLFTHRLTGRATADATMVGTSQMTDMQAQDMSEEILGNLQVDRSLFPDFVYPGEVIGTLLPKEAEALGLPCGVPVVSAGHDTQFAVFGAGAAPGQPVLSSGTWEILMARCESVKLPSKAIYDQAFTCEWDVERGHYNPGIQYLASAVVEWVARTLFSELSGPEKYDVMIREAMQSPQDCRGVSFYPDLLTNQNGGQGMVQGLSLAADRGTIFRAALTGLVGRLQDSLTILEEVGAFKTTELTLVGGGARNAFWTQLKANALNVPVKTLEEPETTVLGAAMFAMQGAGLYETATQARENFNLRYVTTLPQAQQS is encoded by the coding sequence ATGACCGAAGATGTTGTCATAGTCCTCGACTGTGGTGCTACGAATGTGCGCGCAATTGCTGTCGATATCAGCGGCAAGGTCATTGCCCGTGCCTCCGAGCCCAATGTTACAGAGTCCGATGCAGACCATGCCGATTGGCACTATTGGCCGTTTGAGGGCATCTATGAAAAATTCTGCCGGTGCTGCCGAAAAGTTGGCTCGGAAATCGGTGCTCAGCGTGTCAAGGCGGTCTCGGTCACCACATTCGGAGTGGACGGCACCTTCATTGATCAGGCAGGCAGCCTCCTCTACCCGGTGGTCAGTTGGAAGTGCCCCCGCACAATCGACGCCCAGAATCATATGGCGCGCTACATCGACCCCGATCGGGCTGTTGCGCTCAGTGGTGTGGGACATTTCTCTTTCAACACGCTCAACAAATTCATCTGGATGAAGGAAAACCGGCCTGACATTCTCGACTCTGCCAAGCATTTTCTATTCATCAGCTCTTTATTTACCCATCGATTGACCGGCAGGGCCACTGCCGACGCCACGATGGTGGGCACCTCGCAAATGACCGATATGCAAGCGCAGGACATGAGCGAGGAAATATTGGGTAATCTGCAAGTTGATCGCTCGCTCTTTCCTGATTTTGTCTATCCAGGCGAAGTGATTGGAACTCTTTTGCCGAAGGAAGCCGAAGCACTGGGACTGCCTTGCGGCGTACCGGTCGTCTCTGCCGGACACGACACGCAATTTGCCGTGTTTGGCGCAGGGGCTGCTCCCGGCCAACCGGTTCTTTCCTCGGGCACATGGGAAATCCTCATGGCGCGGTGCGAGAGCGTGAAGCTGCCTTCCAAAGCAATCTATGATCAAGCCTTTACCTGTGAATGGGACGTGGAACGCGGCCATTATAATCCTGGCATCCAGTATTTGGCCTCTGCCGTGGTGGAATGGGTTGCACGCACCCTGTTCAGCGAACTGTCTGGCCCCGAAAAATACGATGTAATGATCCGCGAAGCGATGCAGTCTCCCCAAGACTGCCGGGGCGTCTCATTCTATCCCGACCTCCTGACAAACCAGAATGGCGGCCAAGGAATGGTGCAGGGCCTTTCGCTTGCTGCCGACCGCGGAACTATTTTCCGCGCAGCCCTCACGGGACTGGTCGGGCGGCTCCAGGACAGTCTGACCATTCTGGAAGAAGTTGGTGCATTCAAGACGACAGAATTGACCCTCGTCGGAGGCGGCGCACGCAACGCTTTCTGGACCCAGCTCAAAGCCAACGCACTCAATGTTCCAGTCAAGACCCTCGAAGAGCCGGAAACGACTGTTTTGGGCGCCGCCATGTTCGCCATGCAAGGAGCAGGCCTGTACGAGACAGCCACACAGGCCAGAGAAAATTTCAATCTTCGTTATGTCACGACACTGCCACAGGCGCAGCAGTCTTGA
- the feoB gene encoding ferrous iron transport protein B encodes MTEQIKVALAGQQNAGKSTLFNLLTGARQHVANYPGVTVDKKYGHYRFNGASVTAVDLPGTYSLTSFSLEERVARSFLIKERPDVTVNVVDASNLRRSLHLTIQLLEMGLKSVLALNMMDIATKRGISINAKDLARKLGLSVVETIGSKGVGRDALREAILEEARCAEQSTQSIDYASLEPLITDLSLMLRDPAKEWNLPARWLSIKLLEQDSQVQALLKESAGFEWADDIIQKANQMTEQFEQTESMSTSDYIITIRDRHVTDLLADCVTGSFNETESTTNKIDRFVLNRWAAPLFLVFTVYMIYQISIVWGYELTNYTWPILAKFREIVANLLPSAGFLEDPYTRSMGLWLVDSANTLLNYVPIFIILFALIAMLEDSGYMARIAFILDKVLHRFGLHGQSTLPLILGGVFAGGCAVPGIMATKGIPDNRARMATIFAVPFMNCLAKVPLYTLLLGIFFVEDKSLMMFYISTMTVIFALLVSKLLTVTVLKGQETSPFVMELPTYHVPTVTAVLQRSFERTWIYIKKVGTIVVAVAVVVFALLQFPGLSDDHMQQYEANGVQAIEKFQTTMKGNAYEALASNETIVPLVNYYTDYKRAKLNAGSAAGSKAVNEAFMARNADYYPLARAPKGDKDAKKAGRALKKLVSARKSIRREMKEERITTSVLGMIGRSLEPVTQFAGFDWKINVALLSSFAARESSVATLGVLFQQDEDQNATLEDRMGAETKAGGATALLAASMILFFALYPPCLATTVMVKVQTGSYKWMLFSILFPTALGLSVSSAVYTIGNAAGLTGIQMMTIVYLSALALLVFVGLYSGRHERSLDALLKQRLTSAQKGA; translated from the coding sequence ATGACTGAACAGATAAAAGTTGCCTTGGCGGGTCAACAAAACGCAGGCAAATCAACACTCTTCAATCTATTGACGGGGGCTCGCCAACACGTGGCGAATTATCCCGGTGTTACCGTCGACAAGAAATACGGCCACTATAGATTTAACGGGGCATCGGTGACGGCCGTGGACCTGCCTGGCACTTATAGTCTGACGTCTTTTTCCCTTGAAGAAAGGGTGGCCAGAAGCTTCCTGATCAAGGAGCGACCAGATGTCACAGTCAATGTTGTGGATGCATCCAATCTGCGCCGCTCTCTTCATCTCACCATCCAGTTGTTGGAAATGGGTCTCAAGTCTGTTCTGGCCCTCAACATGATGGACATCGCCACAAAACGCGGCATCTCGATCAACGCAAAAGATCTAGCACGCAAGCTTGGGCTTTCAGTCGTTGAAACCATCGGCTCCAAGGGAGTAGGTCGCGATGCTTTGCGCGAGGCCATTCTGGAAGAAGCCCGATGCGCAGAACAAAGCACCCAATCCATCGATTATGCATCTCTGGAACCATTGATCACAGATCTTTCCTTGATGCTGCGTGATCCGGCGAAAGAGTGGAACCTCCCTGCCCGCTGGCTTTCGATAAAACTTCTGGAACAGGATAGTCAGGTTCAAGCTCTGCTAAAAGAAAGTGCCGGCTTTGAATGGGCTGATGATATCATTCAAAAAGCCAACCAAATGACTGAGCAGTTTGAACAAACGGAGAGCATGAGCACATCCGACTATATTATCACCATTCGAGATCGCCATGTAACAGACCTGCTTGCAGACTGTGTAACAGGCTCGTTCAATGAAACCGAATCCACCACGAACAAGATTGATCGTTTCGTGCTCAACAGATGGGCGGCTCCGCTCTTTCTGGTATTCACGGTCTATATGATCTATCAAATTTCGATCGTTTGGGGATATGAGCTCACCAATTACACTTGGCCCATTTTGGCGAAATTCAGGGAAATTGTCGCCAATCTCCTACCAAGTGCAGGGTTTCTGGAAGACCCATACACTCGTTCAATGGGGCTTTGGCTGGTGGATTCAGCCAACACATTGCTGAATTATGTGCCGATCTTCATCATTCTATTCGCACTGATCGCAATGCTGGAAGACTCCGGCTATATGGCTCGTATCGCGTTCATCCTAGACAAAGTGCTCCATCGCTTCGGGTTGCACGGGCAAAGCACATTGCCGCTTATTCTTGGTGGGGTATTCGCCGGAGGGTGTGCTGTTCCGGGCATCATGGCAACGAAAGGCATTCCGGACAATCGCGCCCGCATGGCCACCATCTTCGCGGTGCCTTTCATGAATTGCCTGGCAAAAGTACCCCTTTACACCTTGCTGCTTGGCATTTTCTTTGTCGAAGACAAATCGCTGATGATGTTCTACATCTCCACGATGACAGTCATTTTTGCCTTGCTGGTCTCAAAGCTCTTAACAGTAACGGTGCTTAAAGGACAGGAAACCTCGCCCTTCGTGATGGAATTGCCGACCTATCATGTACCAACGGTCACGGCAGTGCTTCAGCGTTCTTTCGAGCGGACATGGATCTACATCAAGAAAGTGGGCACGATTGTCGTCGCGGTGGCCGTTGTCGTGTTTGCCCTTTTGCAATTTCCTGGCCTTTCTGATGACCATATGCAGCAATATGAAGCCAATGGGGTCCAGGCCATAGAGAAATTTCAAACGACGATGAAAGGCAACGCCTATGAGGCCTTGGCGAGCAACGAAACCATCGTTCCGCTTGTAAACTATTACACAGACTATAAACGCGCCAAACTCAATGCGGGAAGCGCAGCTGGGTCCAAAGCGGTCAACGAAGCGTTCATGGCGCGCAATGCAGATTACTATCCTCTTGCACGCGCCCCAAAAGGCGACAAAGACGCCAAGAAAGCCGGACGCGCCTTGAAGAAGCTGGTCTCGGCACGCAAGTCCATTCGTCGTGAAATGAAAGAAGAGCGGATCACGACATCTGTTCTTGGCATGATCGGCCGCTCATTGGAGCCGGTTACTCAATTCGCCGGTTTTGACTGGAAAATCAACGTCGCTCTTCTGTCGTCTTTTGCTGCCAGAGAAAGCTCTGTTGCGACACTGGGGGTCCTGTTTCAGCAAGATGAAGACCAGAATGCGACACTAGAAGATCGTATGGGCGCGGAAACAAAGGCAGGAGGTGCGACTGCTCTGCTCGCCGCCTCGATGATCTTGTTCTTTGCGCTATATCCTCCGTGCCTGGCTACCACCGTGATGGTGAAAGTGCAGACCGGTTCTTACAAGTGGATGCTGTTTTCCATTCTATTCCCGACAGCTCTCGGACTGAGTGTATCCAGTGCCGTTTACACGATAGGCAACGCTGCGGGTCTCACCGGCATTCAAATGATGACGATTGTCTATCTTTCCGCCCTCGCCTTGCTTGTCTTTGTTGGGCTTTACAGTGGAAGACATGAGCGATCCTTGGACGCGTTGTTAAAACAAAGACTCACGTCAGCCCAGAAAGGAGCTTGA